A stretch of DNA from Kazachstania africana CBS 2517 chromosome 3, complete genome:
GCGTCTACcaagaaattatcaaaCGTTATCCAAGTGGTATCGCATTCTTGTCTCTGTTACCATTGGCTATGAGAATGGCCGGTGACAAAGAAGCAGTATGGCATGCAATTATCAGGAAAAACTACGGTGCCAGCCATTTCATTGTCGGTAGAGATCATGCTGGTCCAGGCTCAAACTCTAAGGGTGTTGACTTCTATGGCCCTTATGATGCGCAAGAATTGGTTGAATCGTACAAAAATGAGTTAGAAATTCAGGTCGTACCTTTCAGAATGGTCACATACTTACCCGATGAGGATAGATACGCtccaattgatgaaattgacaCTTCAAAGACAAGAACGCTAAACATATCCGGCACTGAACTAAGACGTCGTTTAAGAGTTAGTGGTGAAATCCCAGAATGGTTCTCGTATCCTGAAGTTGTTAAAATCTTGCGAGAATCAAATCCACCGAGAAACAAACAAGGTTTTGCCATAGTCTTCGAAGAGTCTTTGAAAGCTTCCCATAATCAATTATCTATTGCATTATTATCTACTTTCCTTCAATTTGGTGGCGGTAGATTTTACAAGATTTTTGAACATGATAATGAGGAAAAGGCTTTGTCAGCCATTTCCGATTTCATTCAATCAGGTGCTGGTTTAATAATACCAGATCAATGGAACAACGATAAAGTAATTGTTCCAAAACAAAATGTCTACGTCTTAGGTAGTACTGCTGACTCTGACATCAAACTAGAGTCTAATGATGAAGCCATCAATGacattcttcaaaaagttattctattctttgaagataatggaTTCTATgcattttgataaatttaatttatgtgattgaaatttattcttttcataATTACagtaaaattatataagtACATGATGTGTATATTATAGAACATTTGAAACAATATACTATTTGCAAGAATTAAGTataaaatatctttctaaaaaatttcaacttgtttgatatattcaataaatcttgAGGCCTTTTTTTCAGAATCTAAAAACCTATTCGAGACAGCTACTCTTAAATTTAATAGATAGTCGTTGGTCTTTTCGTTGTTGCGTCTACTTTCAACACTTGCTCTCCTCTTTCTTGAAGATAggatatcaaaaatatcgTCCTCTTCCCCCATCATGTTATTGCTATTTGTATTTAATGGAATAATGTCATAGCTGTACTTAAATCTTGGTGCCCTTAAATTTGGAGTAGTTAGCTCATCAAATATAGCATCAAAATAATTAGattgttcattttctaaagatGCCCTGTGAGTATAATGATACGCTTCATCTATAAAGGAACGCAACGATTTGCTCAATTTAAGCTCATTAACTTCACTAGGAACAGTTAGtataatttcttcatttaataTTAGAGGAGCTTTCTTGATGGCAGCTTCTTTTTTAGTCTCTTCAACCTTCTCTTTGCTGATTTCTTGAGTTTCCATTGCCTGCCGTGGTTTTACCTTGATATTAGATAAGTCTAATGATTCAGAGTTACGAATATATTCGGTAATACCCAGTAAGTTTTCGTTGTCAATACGTCCAAGGTAAGCCAAGACATCACCTTTCAATAGTCTACCATTTAATCCCGTAGCTTCGATATTGTTAAACgcatcttcttttgataaattattctCAGCTAAAAGCAATGAAACAGAAGGTAATAGAGTCTGATTTGGGTTTGCGGTGTGCAATTTAACAGCACTTCGTTTTGCACCTTTGGTAGGTGTTGCTTGTGGAGAAGATTTAGCTTGAAGTTCATCCTTTTTTCCTGATGAAGCATGAGCCTTCTCCCTCTTGTCTTGTGCTATTTCAGGAATCTCAAGGGTGGATAAATCATCATTTGGTTCTGCAATAAATGCAATGGTTTCACCAACTGAGATATCTTTGGACCCATCCTTGCGCAGAATCTTCGCTAACTTACCATCATCTTGAGCCTCGACATCAATTTGAGCTTTATCTGTTTCTACTTCTAAAAGAACATCCCCAGCAGAGAAGGTATTACCTACTTCGACTTTCCATGAGACTATACCGCCCTTTTCCATTGTAGGGGACATGGCAGGCATCAAAAATGGTTGAATATCCCACACTTTAGCACTATTATGAAGACATCTTGCGGAGTTCCTCTTAAGAACTAGCCGTGCGGCTGTTCTCACTAGATTTATCCCCAACATAATTCTCACTGGATTAACAAGATTAATTCAGACTAATCCGGGAATATATAATCAACTTCAGAGTACTTGAGTTTTTACGAAGTGCTGCTGTTGAGCCCCTTCGCTTTTGACATTTGCCTTTaagttcttttttttttttaatggcTCGAGAAATCAAGATATTCCTATGGATTATATAAAGTCAATAGAAatggttatatatatataaatctaGTCCAAAATGGCTTCAATATTGCTCAAAGCGATAAGTTTGGAACTGTAGGCCTTGTAACATTCTTCATTAGAGTCACAGATGTATTCAACATCTTCCCAATGGAAGTTTTTTGACAAAAATTCGTCAAAGGGTAATGCGGTCTGTTTTGTCGTGTACATGAAAGACCATAGAGCTTTGTAGCAGCCACCAAGTGCACAAGAGTTTGAAGTTTTCAGTCTGTAATTGCCGTCTGTAGCTCCAATTATTTGAGCAAACTTTTTGACGATTGCGTCATTCTTTGATGCACCACCAACGAAAAATGCTCTTTTGGGTCTATTGTTCAAGTAAGCACTCAGTGGCAGCTGGTCATAGTCAAATTTGAGTTGTCTTTCAGATACTTCCTGGTCAATTTTACCAGAGCTGTTCAACAGTGGAGTAATTCGGGCGCGGCAGCTTAATGCTTGGGACTCAATAATGTTCTTAGCGTCGTGGAGTACACTACGGAACGAATCCAGGTTTTGCTTGAGCTCACCTGTCTCTCTATCGAATTTCACTCGTTTATAAGTTGGTTTTACGCTAGGTACAATTTCTCCTAGTGGGAAATATATGCCAAGTTCATCGTCATTTTTAATCGAATCGTCGAATAATGCCTTATCAAATAAAGTCCAATCATCCTTAGTTTCCACATTATTCAAAACATTTATTTGATGGCAAACTTCGGATCTAGCCAAAGCACCATTGCAATAGCATATCATTCCCATGTAATGGTTTGCAAGAGTTGGATGGATAAATAAGTGATAATTTGGCGAAGGGTGATATTGATCGGTGGTCACCAAAACGGTTGTGCTAGTGCCCATAGAAATCAAAAcgtcatttttttgtagTGGTAATGAGCATATTGTTGCTAGGTTGTCTCCCGTAAGTGGAAAGATTGCACATTTACTATCCAagtcaaatttttggacGAAATAAGAGGATATTTCACCAACATGCTGTGGAGTCTGACAACTAATCGGTGCTCCTTTTAACTTATCTAACAAACTCGAATTGCTTTTCTCATTGATGAAGTCTACTAAAGGCTGACAGTACTTTTTTTCGTTAATATCATACAGATTCATCCCACAAGCATCTGCTTCATCCAAAGAGACTAATTTACCGCATAGCAAGGAAGTCAAAAAGTTGGAGACTAGCGTGATGTGTTCAGTAGATTCGTATAgctctttttcttgttcagcaatttttaaaatttgcGGTCCAGTAAATCTGAAGTGTGCCCTTGAACCTGATATTCTTGCCATTTCTTG
This window harbors:
- the MET3 gene encoding sulfate adenylyltransferase (similar to Saccharomyces cerevisiae MET3 (YJR010W); ancestral locus Anc_5.154); its protein translation is MPAPHGGVLQDLIERDASKYSALLAESQTAAITKWNLTARQICDIELILNGGFSPLTGFLNEKDYISVVNNSRLSDNTLWTIPITLDVDSTFANSIKPNQRISLLQDNEIPIAILTVQDIYKPDKALEAKNVFRGDPEHPAIQYLNNVAGEYYIGGSLEAVQLPRHYDYPGLRKTPAQLRSEFKSRDWNKVVAFQTRNPMHRAHRELTVRAARETNSKILIHPVVGLTKPGDIDHHTRVRVYQEIIKRYPSGIAFLSLLPLAMRMAGDKEAVWHAIIRKNYGASHFIVGRDHAGPGSNSKGVDFYGPYDAQELVESYKNELEIQVVPFRMVTYLPDEDRYAPIDEIDTSKTRTLNISGTELRRRLRVSGEIPEWFSYPEVVKILRESNPPRNKQGFAIVFEESLKASHNQLSIALLSTFLQFGGGRFYKIFEHDNEEKALSAISDFIQSGAGLIIPDQWNNDKVIVPKQNVYVLGSTADSDIKLESNDEAINDILQKVILFFEDNGFYAF
- the PDX1 gene encoding Pdx1p (similar to Saccharomyces cerevisiae PDX1 (YGR193C); ancestral locus Anc_5.153), yielding MLGINLVRTAARLVLKRNSARCLHNSAKVWDIQPFLMPAMSPTMEKGGIVSWKVEVGNTFSAGDVLLEVETDKAQIDVEAQDDGKLAKILRKDGSKDISVGETIAFIAEPNDDLSTLEIPEIAQDKREKAHASSGKKDELQAKSSPQATPTKGAKRSAVKLHTANPNQTLLPSVSLLLAENNLSKEDAFNNIEATGLNGRLLKGDVLAYLGRIDNENLLGITEYIRNSESLDLSNIKVKPRQAMETQEISKEKVEETKKEAAIKKAPLILNEEIILTVPSEVNELKLSKSLRSFIDEAYHYTHRASLENEQSNYFDAIFDELTTPNLRAPRFKYSYDIIPLNTNSNNMMGEEDDIFDILSSRKRRASVESRRNNEKTNDYLLNLRVAVSNRFLDSEKKASRFIEYIKQVEIF
- the XKS1 gene encoding xylulokinase (similar to Saccharomyces cerevisiae XKS1 (YGR194C); ancestral locus Anc_5.152) — encoded protein: MTKEESYFLGFDLSTQQLKCLAIDQDLKIVTSQNVDFDTELPQYNTNNGVYIHADVVECPVAMWIEAVDLVFKKFASAAFPLNKVSAISGSCQQHGSVYWSKEANALLNSLHPNKGMLVEQLCPHAFTRANAPNWQDHSTAKQCEEMENKVCGSQEMARISGSRAHFRFTGPQILKIAEQEKELYESTEHITLVSNFLTSLLCGKLVSLDEADACGMNLYDINEKKYCQPLVDFINEKSNSSLLDKLKGAPISCQTPQHVGEISSYFVQKFDLDSKCAIFPLTGDNLATICSLPLQKNDVLISMGTSTTVLVTTDQYHPSPNYHLFIHPTLANHYMGMICYCNGALARSEVCHQINVLNNVETKDDWTLFDKALFDDSIKNDDELGIYFPLGEIVPSVKPTYKRVKFDRETGELKQNLDSFRSVLHDAKNIIESQALSCRARITPLLNSSGKIDQEVSERQLKFDYDQLPLSAYLNNRPKRAFFVGGASKNDAIVKKFAQIIGATDGNYRLKTSNSCALGGCYKALWSFMYTTKQTALPFDEFLSKNFHWEDVEYICDSNEECYKAYSSKLIALSNIEAILD